The following proteins come from a genomic window of Rutidosis leptorrhynchoides isolate AG116_Rl617_1_P2 chromosome 10, CSIRO_AGI_Rlap_v1, whole genome shotgun sequence:
- the LOC139870134 gene encoding cysteine-rich receptor-like protein kinase 43 yields MCIQLGKLRLQNGQDITIVSPLHMLMDKALMNEVSILVKLKHKNLVELVGYSIQGEIVHLVYHFATHATLNRVIHDPLSILSDWNKRYKILLEIARVLVYLHMQAPGPIIHGDIKSGNIVLDEIFYPKLSNFGVASKIEESDCTYVDQVYGTGRYMAPELRNKHCLSTKVDVYSFGVLVLETIFGYKVPANNKQLIEYVSTVTRYIDMGWKYLTQERISNPIDPKIDVDTSSIETFIKIGLSCTDSDPLHRPTKEEVVDMFLDESSVLRFLPKKEE; encoded by the exons ATGTGTATCCAATTGGGAAAACTCAG ACTACAAAATGGACAAGATATTACAATTGTTTCACCTTTGCATATGCTTATGGATAAAGCACTTATGAATGAAGTATCAATACTTGTAAAGCTTAAACATAAGAACTTGGTTGAGTTAGTTGGATATTCCATTCAAGGAGAAATAGTGCATCTAGTCTATCATTTTGCAACGCATGCAACCCTGAATCGCGTAATACATG ATCCACTGTCAATTCTTTCAGACTGgaataaaagatacaaaattttGTTAGAAATTGCTAGGGTGCTTGTTTACCTTCACATGCAGGCTCCTGGTCCAATCATACATGGTGACATAAAATCTGGAAACATTGTTTTAGATGAAATTTTTTACCCAAAACTGTCAAACTTTGGGGTAGCCTCGAAAATCGAAGAATCTGATTGCACTTATGTTGATCAGGTTTATGGGACCGG GCGATATATGGCACCGGAATTACGTAACAAGCATTGTCTATCAACCAAGGTGGACGTTTATAGCTTTGGTGTATTAGTTTTAGAAACTATATTCGGATATAAAGTACCAGCAAACAACAAGCAGTTGATAGAATACGTAAGTACAGTTACCAGGTACATTGATATG GGTTGGAAATATTTGACACAAGAAAGAATTTCAAACCCAATTGATCCCAAAATTGATGTCGATACAAGTTCCATCGAAACATTCATTAAAATTGGTTTGTCGTGTACTGACAGTGATCCTCTGCATAGGCCAACGAAGGAGGAAGTGGTTGACATGTTTCTCGACGAGTCATCTGTTTTACGTTTTCTCCCAAAAAAGGAAGAATGA